The DNA sequence ATATGAACCTAATATTTCTTAAAAATAACATAAATCGATTGACAAATTGAACTTATTGAACTTATTGAACTTATAATATAGATGTACCTATTGAACTTATTAAACAGTTTGCATTAAAGGGGGTTGATTATGGACGAAGAACTGATAACGACTAAAGAGCTTTGTGAATGGCTGAAAATTAGCAAAGCTACTGCAAGTAATTGGAGAAAGCAAGGTATGCCCTATTATGGAAAAGCTAGAAGTCTCCGATATAAGAAATCTGAAGTCAATAAGTGGCTAGATAAAGAAGAAAACAAATAAAGATTCTTGACTTGCAAAATCTTATAGAGGAGGGTTTTAGTTGGACGTTAACAAAGTTTACATCACTAAAGAAGTTGCGAATTTATTAGACATTAACTCTTCTTATTTAATTCGATTGGCTAAAAAGTTGTTGGAATCTGGAGAACTAACAGATTCTGATATTCGCATAGCTGGTAAGAGTAATTATCTCTATAACGAAAGAGCTATTTCAGTAATCCGTAACAATTTGAAAAGAAAATAAGGACAAATGAAAGGGAACTCGCTCCCCGACCAAAGTTTGCGAATTCCCTAAAAAACAACAACACCGAAAGGTATTGCTCATTTATTATAGCATATCTTTTAGGTGTTCTTCAAGAAGGAGGATTCTATAATGAATGAAATGATTATTAATGAATTTGCTGGAACTAATATCCATACTTTTATGTGGAATGGCAAACCTTGCTGGATTGCAAATGAAATTTTATCTGTTTTTGATTATGCTGATTCATCTAAAACTATTCAGCAGTGTATCCAAGCTGAGGAATTTGAAATTAATATAGAATATGATGTACTTAGAGGATTGGAACTAAAAAACTTCAAAGAGTTAGTAAATAAGGTTACTACTTCTGAGGTAGTAACCTCTC is a window from the Flavobacteriales bacterium genome containing:
- a CDS encoding helix-turn-helix domain-containing protein, whose product is MDEELITTKELCEWLKISKATASNWRKQGMPYYGKARSLRYKKSEVNKWLDKEENK